In one window of Clavelina lepadiformis chromosome 4, kaClaLepa1.1, whole genome shotgun sequence DNA:
- the LOC143451499 gene encoding uncharacterized protein LOC143451499: MDITLTSGLLFLLSFAQEGTSHPHPYAGDLGANEFRFRGKIYAVVRRDLYQPEAEFFCRRWGGRLATMPDRETQEFFNFATGIDFHDFGGFWLGVMKDGVQEATQGLLNDSRLYTNCTENPEDCLFDTPGPFFDNDIVSETCIGDASCSEERWVDANGNNVTYLPWKNGFPEPGVQCGLFVINDCQHFDGCNESALVVEKCWQSWCWSCHGGAFGAICEKEECPAEMEAPDPAVTQDEEPWETFLNLQVYCGPRFYRVVINTCAKEYVDIQNIRLGSTATSNDSCPATNGNVLQAELGTGTCGVVGDMVTFPFCGRCGRKKRFLNPIRFLRYNFTIHAEFGSGRHPQDGAVIQRYQPITLTSECFTPVDIYAHLHPSDRIITEFGEPNRVDAVSGNGAFDINMEIFSDRNFTQHFSGDPPEVLVPETVYVVASVSRDGVVLQADECWASDSDRFIRDDGVVHFDLILSGCPVNDTAVYENSVSSEASFSFESFLFTQKPESLVYIHCLVRALPTDHGIDNDCDGVSDRRRRNAEAIASKQMTIPFKLVMNAKEAKQAQQVAIDDTTHDDVGHDVVRGSSCEKNNGGCTHECSADDKLGVTCLCPLEMVLGKDKRTCSESSKIDNENFEADSAEVLFYFALAAFALSLLLACASYRVFKDRFSKKVVVY, encoded by the exons ATGGACATCACGTTGACCTCTGGCCTTCTATTTTTACTTTCATTCGCACAAGAGGGGACGTCCCATCCAC ATCCTTATGCTGGAGACCTTGGTGCAAATG AGTTTCGATTTCGCGGCAAGATCTACGCAGTTGTCCGGAGAGATCTCTATCAACCGGAAGCAGAATTTTTCTGTCGGCGTTGGGGAGGACGATTAGCGACGATGCCCGATCGGGAAACTCAGGAATTCTTCAACTTCGCTACAGGCATCGATTTCCACGACTTTGGTGGCTTCTGGTTAGGAGTGATGAAAGATGGAGTACAGGAGGCAACTCAAGGGCTCCTCAACGACAGTAGACTCTACacaaattgtacagaaaatcCGGAGGATTGTCTTTTCGACACCCCGGGACCGTTTTTTGATAATGATATTGTGAGTGAGACGTGTATTGGAGACGCGTCCTGCTCCGAAGAAAGATGGGTGGATGCGAATGGTAACAACGTCACCTACCTACCGTGGAAAAACGGGTTTCCCGAGCCTGGCGTTCAATGCGGTCTGTTCGTCATCAATGACTGTCAGCACTTTGACGGGTGCAATGAATCCGCACTCGTTGTTGAGAAGTGCTGGCAGTCATGGTGCTGGTCATGTCATGGTGGTGCATTTGGAGCGATTTGCGAAAAGGAGG AATGTCCGGCGGAAATGGAAGCTCCAGATCCCGCAGTTACTCAGGACGAAGAACCATGGGAGACATTTCTTAATCTTCAAGTTTATTGTGGTCCGAGATTTTATAGGGTTGT CATCAACACGTGCGCAAAGGAATACGTCGACATTCAAAACATTCGTCTGGGCTCAACAGCAACATCTAACGACAGTTGTCCAGCGACAAATGGCAACGTTCTTCAAGCAGAACTGGGAACGGGAACATGCGGAGTCGTTGGCGATATGGTGACG TTTCCGTTTTGCGGACGTTGCGGGCGCAAAAAACGTTTTCTGAATCCGATTCGCTTTCTTCGCTATAACTTCACGATTCATGCCGAGTTTGGGAGTGGGAGACATCCGCAAGATGGTGCTGTGATTCAACGTTATCAACCCATAACTCTGACGTCAGAATGTTTTACTCCTGTCGACATATACGCTCACCTACACCCGAGTGATAGAATCATTACCGAGTTCGG AGAACCCAACCGTGTGGACGCTGTTTCCGGAAATGGGGCCTTTGACATCAATATGGAAATTTTTAGCGACCGCAATTTTACCCAGCACTTTTCCGGTGATCCCCCCGAAGTTTTGGTACCTGAAACGGTGTATGTCGTCGCATCGGTGTCACGTGACGGTGTTGTGTTGCAG GCTGATGAATGCTGGGCGTCAGACTCTGACAGATTTATTAGAGACGACGGGGTTGTTCACTTTGATCTCATTTTAAGCGG GTGCCCAGTGAACGACACCGCCGTTTATGAGAACTCAGTTTCTTCGGAAGCCTCGTTTTCGTTCGAATCTTTTCTTTTTACTCAAAAACCGGAGTCGCTTGTTTACATCCATTGTCTGGTACGCGCACTTCCGACTGATCACGGAATTGACAAC GACTGCGATGGTGTCAGCGACAGAAGGAGGCGAAATGCGGAAGCAATCGCATCTAAGCAAATGACTATTCCATTTAAACTCGTCATGAACGCGAAGGAAGCAAAGCAGGCCCAACAGGTCGCCATCGATGACACTACCCACGATGACGTCGGACATGACGTAGTTAGGGGATCTTCCTGTGAAAAG AACAACGGAGGCTGCACGCATGAGTGCTCAGCTGACGACAAACTCGGTGTCACGTGTCTTTGTCCACTTGAAATGGTATTGGGGAAAGACAAACGCACTTGTTCAG AGTCCAGCAAGATCgataatgaaaattttgaagcGGATTCAGCGGAGGTACTTTTCTATTTTGCACTGGCCGCTTTTGCTCTTTCTTTGCTGCTCGCTTGCGCCAGCTACCGGGTATTCAAAGACAGGTTCTCGAAAAAGGTTGTTGTGTATTAA
- the LOC143451500 gene encoding uncharacterized protein LOC143451500: MTTFNVIATVLVCLTFLPKAQLLPHPSTGQLGGTEFFTNDKIYLVSNFQDNFVASHLHCVRYGGSLVKLMSEDVDDFLRWAVPSVTGRRFWIGIVGDIGLSELGTFENLTEAYVDCQNSTNDDFCQSNVEGPHPVTDAIAGSCFDDDSCLNESRFFVDGSSLASYNNWASGEPSNDTSTDDCVVNVFEDCHDPVGCVTSYWMTSRCLASNSFICEKDACPDVMDLTPFLSPEVDVNLEEFLGLQTVCSDIFVRTTLNYCARTYLDLIDIQFGDPPDNICAPVHNGSLIALIQNSSCVADLSVSDLEQTEFTYRLLAQISTTGRKVEDAHISRPSCLNLTFQCTYNNSVLSSSDAVNSFANSLTFTLDEHDGHFHAVMSLFPNDNFIEPLNGPFNVTVPDDVYVGVELFEVPENGFVVQVHTCIACPFLLQKFWYYLVQDSCPVDPKTTILSNYNGTKFSMKFASFHWTLPVPNVILLECALTVCDPRVSDDCYDNPSCLPTGNTTRRRSIRNPQSLMKIRVGPIAFLDSGSCSKDNGGCSHQCSSAEDGGVECLCPDSMTLGSDGKTCEVENPGLYKVDDVMYEDLDFSDDVSIMTKFFLVGSFCLTALSVAFVAKYRSNVKKQAKSTSESI, encoded by the exons ATGACAACTTTCAATGTGATCGCTACTGTTCTGGTCTGTTTAACATTTCTGCCAAAAGCACAGCTGTTACCAC ATCCATCCACAGGTCAGCTTGGTGGAACGG AGTTCTTCACCAATGATAAAATCTATCTCGTCAGTAACTTCCAAGACAATTTTGTCGCGTCTCACCTACACTGTGTAAGATACGGAGGATCATTGGTCAAACTTATGTCCGAAGATGTTGACGATTTCCTGAGGTGGGCCGTACCGTCAGTCACAGGACGTCGTTTCTGGATAGGGATAGTTGGTGACATTGGTCTGAGCGAGCTAGGAACGTTTGAAAATCTGACTGAAGCCTATGTTGACTGCCAAAACTCAACCAACGATGACTTCTGTCAAAGCAACGTGGAAGGACCGCATCCAGTAACCGATGCAATTGCCGGCTCTTGTTTTGATGACGACAGTTGCTTGAACGAGAGTCGTTTCTTTGTCGATGGTTCATCACTGGCAAGCTACAACAATTGGGCATCGGGCGAGCCCAGCAATGATACCAGCACAGATGATTGCGTCGTGAACGTGTTTGAGGATTGTCACGACCCGGTAGGCTGCGTGACGTCGTATTggatgacgtcacgatgtttAGCTTCCAATAGTTTCATTTGTGAGAAAGACG cATGTCCAGACGTTATGGATCTAACTCCCTTCTTATCCCCCGAAGTTGACGTCAATTTGGAGGAATTTTTGGGTCTTCAGacagtttgtagtgatatTTTCGTCAGAACCAC GTTAAACTACTGTGCTCGCACATATTTGGATCTAATTGACATCCAGTTTGGTGATCCACCGGATAATATTTGCGCCCCTGTCCACAACGGATCTCTTATTGCTCTTATTCAAAACAGCTCTTGCGTTGCAGATCTGTCG GTTTCTGATTTGGAACAAACGGAATTTACATATCGACTACTCGCTCAAATAAGTACGACTGGAAGAAAAGTAGAGGACGCTCACATATCAAGACCAAGCTGCCTTAATTTAACGTTCCAATGCACTTACAACAACTCTGTTCTTTCGAGTTCTGATGCTGTTAACTCCTTTGCAAA TTCGCTCACATTCACGCTGGATGAACACGATGGTCATTTCCACGCTGTCATGTCTTTATTTCCAAACGACAACTTCATAGAGCCATTGAACGGACCATTCAATGTGACTGTCCCTGATGACGTATACGTTGGTGTCGAGCTCTTTGAGGTGCCTGAAAATGGTTTTGTCGTCCAG GTACATACTTGCATTGCCTGTCCGTTTTTACTTCAAAAGTTTTGGTATTATCTGGTTCAGGACAG CTGCCCGGTTGACCCAAAAACGACGATTTTAAGCAACTATAACGGCACAAAATTCTCTATGAAGTTTGCGTCATTTCATTGGACCTTGCCTGTACCAAATGTAATTCTCCTTGAATGTGCATTAACAGTTTGCGACCCTAGGGTATCTGACGATTGCTATGATAATCCC TCCTGCCTTCCGACAGGAAACACAACTAGACGGAGATCAATCAGAAATCCTCAGTCTTTGATGAAGATTCGTGTCGGTCCCATCGCCTTCCTTGATTCGGGTTCTTGCTCCAAG GATAACGGCGGATGTTCGCATCAATGCTCTTCTGCTGAAGATGGAGGAGTAGAATGTTTGTGTCCGGATTCGATGACCCTCGGAAGCGACGGGAAAACGTGTGAAGTTGAAAATCCAG GTCTGTATAaagttgatgacgtcatgtaCGAAGATCTTGATTTTTCTGATGACGTAAGCATAATGACCAAATTCTTTTTGGTTGGGTCATTCTGTCTAACTGCTCTATCCGTTGCTTTCGTGGCAAAATATCGCTCTAATGTGAAAAAGCAGGCCAAGTCAACCTCagaaagcatttaa